AGCCGAGTTGCCTGGCAGCTTTCCTCTCCTTACGGATGCGCATGCTGTGGACGCTCTGTTTAGATTGTTCGCAGAGCTTCTGCCATGTTTGCTTTACAGGCAGTGAATTGGTGGCATCCAGCGGAGGGCTGTTTTCTGCCCATGGGGAGGGTGGCGACGGCGGTGCTCCGTGATTGCAGAAAACAGCGGTGTAATTGGGAATATCCTCTGTAGGCGCAATCTCACAAATGTTGCCAACGGAATTTGGCACTAACACGTTGCAATCGTTTACATTTACGAATGTTTTAGGCTGTATGTTATTGTCTGACTGCAGAAAGCCTAGAGATAAGGAGGGCTGTCTGAGGGGGTCTCCAGCAACAGTTTCTCCATCATCGCTCTGGGAGGAAATTTCGTTGGACTCTTTTACACTCTTTCTCATACGTTTCGAAAGACCGAACATTGATTTCTTCCTGCAACAGCTTTTCTTCTTCACCTCAGAAAAGGAATCTGTGTTTACCTCAGGGTTTTCCTTCACATTGTAAGGCTGTTCCAAGCTGTACTGATCCAACAGGCCCTCTTTTTGAGAATATGCATGTAAGCCCAAACTATCTCTCACAGACGATTTGGTTATCTGCAACTGCATTCCATTTTGTAATGTATCGTCTGCTTCTGTTTTCACCATCGGACCAGCAAAGTTCTCCCACTCTTTGTAATGTTCTCGCACCGCAATGAAAATCTGCGAGTAGAACACCAGCATCAGGAAAGATGGGATGTAGAAGTTGAGGATGGCTGTCAGAACCTTGAACCACGTCACAAAGCGGAAGTCCGTGTCACACTTGTCCTCCAGCTCCGGTTTCCTGTCAACTTGGGCAAACATCCGCCATCCTAGAATGGGAATCGTCCACATCATGGACAGAAGCCACGCGCTACAAATCAACAATGTAGCTCTTCCTCGCGTCCGgtattttaaatactgtaaaggGTGTCGGACAGAGCGGTACCTGTCCAGGCATAGAATGAACAAACTAAAAATGGAAGCTGTGCTTGCCACGTAGTCCATGACCAGCCAGAACTGGCAAACGACACGGCCCAACTTCCATTCATCCTCAAGCAGGTAGACTAGATTCAAGGGCATCACCGTGGCACCGACTATGAGGTCAGCTATCGAGAGGCTTACTATGTAGAGGTTGCCAACTGTGTGTAAAGTCCTTTCTTTTCTGACGGCAAAAAGGACCAGCAGGTTCATGATAACCGTCAGAAGGGACAGTGTTCCAAGGAGTATCCCTAACACTGCATTGTTCATGTGATGGTGGAAAGGGGCGGACACATTCAAGATGGTTGTGACATTGGGTTCAAGATGTTCAAGAATTCTCTTGGCCTGGTTATTTAGCTTGATGTGTGTTGTAGTGGTCTCCATTGGATAGTCCAACATGTCACATGATGTCAAAATTGTGAGAAAGCACGCAGTCGAACTGGGTGTTAAAATTCATAGCCAAATAATGGAATtcctgtaaaacaaaacaaaacaaaagagagCACATTAAACTGCACCAGCACATtaaatatttgaacatttatttcttcagaacacaaaggaagacattttgaatTTCTCCATGTTTATTTCAAAGCAATTACCATGAATGCGGGCCAAAGCCCAAAAGAACCAAAAAACTATAGTAATAGTGGTTCACAAATCCTCTGAAGCCATATGAACAACAGAAACCAAACAGACCAAAATGTAAGTTTTAGTAAACTAGCTCCTACTTTACAATGCTTTTTTTAACTAAAAGTGTgtcattgtcaactttttcttgtcaaaaaagaagtcaaatgtgaacacagcCTTACCCATCGCTTTTGTCTGTGGCATTGTATGCTTTCTTTAGCCTCGATAACCAACACAGTCTCAGACATTGtcgaactgtaatctattaattcgtgtttaATGACACagatttcccccttttttcgtgtcacccagcacaactttcaatctaatgtattttaaaatgcagtATCTTTacgtataaatatatatattaacgcaatctgatgggaattcatacatattttacaagttggctcattcgtgtgaattcctatttcctacgatctcattggtatgttttgactttttcccctgtgacgttaggtttaggggcggggttaggggagccatttttcattgttttgccaCCTCATGAAACTCGCGTTTTAGCAACATTAGcgtttgcggctgtgattttagagtttggggtgaagtaaggtgttagttagccacatcctaaaatatgtacgacttcttttgatatcaggttataaatatatacatttaaatacacaagcagtttgtgtattgaaagtcgtgctgagtgacacgaatagaaagtcgtgctgagtgacattaaaaaaaggttGTGCTCACTGACACGAAAGAATGGGgatattcgtgtccatgaacaggagtaaatagattccaaattttgTGTCAATGCAACGAACTGCAATAACATGTTGAACTGCAAGTTTTCAAAGAAGATTTGGTTCCTTAGCAACTTCTACATCTACATTCCATTTCTGTTATCATGAACTCCATGacagacaacaaaaacacagctgAGATCATGAACACAGCTCACTCCTACAGGTATACATCCCCTCTCACCATAGATCTATACGCCACCTTGCTCTGTCACAAATCACTTGCGAAAACTTTACCCATTCTGTTCCGCTCTGGTGGCATAAGATACCAGCCTCCACCTGTGTCAGAAACAACTGAAAACACACTTTTTAGCATTTACCTCACTGACTGTCAACctgtagtctcagcctcagacgtcacggaccgttggctaaatATCTGATGCATATATGGCACACTTAACTGGACATGCTACAGCAGATTCGAAGTCGTCTTCTGATTGGTTAAATTCTACAGGATTTATGGAAGAAGTGCATGTCGCATTCTTTAATGCTCTGCCTGAAAACAACACGAAGCTGTCTAATCGATGAAGTGCGATAAACGCTGAATTCTTAAAAGTTTGTAAGGTTCCCTGCATAAAATCATAAacgttgttgctgttaacttttgacacgatCACGAATACACACCAGTCTGTTACTGTGGGGACATTTCCGCGGCACAAAGTAAAatttgattggttgctttaaagtttttaatgcTCTCTTATTTGTAAGTTGTTTTGGATAAAGGCATCAGCCAGTAAATCAATGTAAATGTCGTCCTTGCATTTTGTACGTTTTGGAATGCCATTCTGATTCTTATATGACGTTGCTGTAGGTCGGCTTACGGCGCTTCATAGTTCCTACTGCCGGTTCAAATGTTGCCAGGAAAATGTCCCTAGggaaaatttcattttaaggGGCCTGCCCTAGTGGCTATTTTctgtaatggctggaatacactacaagacttttaaaatctgaacagatttttttgaaactagacatcatacacttgcagactttttggaagtttcagatagaaacacactaactgatcaaatctgtagactggcacagactttctgcaacaagtccagactgaaaatctgggcaaatctgaacaaaagtcttgtagtgtattttagccttaaccGTCGGGTGTGAAAGCAACGTTATTGAATACAGACCATGACTGACAGCTCAATGACTCATTTCGcaggcatttttcaaaatatctttctttgtgttcaacacacaaaaacatatattcatacaggcttggaacagCTAGAGGCTGGTAGTTTTGATTTTGGTCCGATTCCCACACAATGATATTGTGCCACTTTTATGATATTCTGTGTCCCTTTTTAAACCTTGAAAGCTGTATGTATTCATACTGTCATTGCTTgagaaataaagacagaatttctTCAGTCAAATGACTTTGAAATGTCATGTGGGTGGATAAATAATGATTGAATATTCATTTTGGGCCAAACTATTCACTGAACAGGGGTGAGTCACTAAAATGAACTCAAAACAATCAATGTTTGTACTACGTATTTCCGATGCTGTCATTGAGTTAATTATGTGTATTATCCACTCAGGCCACTTGAATTGTCTCAGGCATCCAACAGCACAGACACCAGAAGGTTCATTAAGCGCCAGTTACCGGGATCAATCCAtggatgtttttaaaatatatgtgaCACAGCTGTAGACATCTTGTTGCTAAGAGAAATGATTTCTATCCCAGCATCACCAGTTCTTGGCTTGTCTAGCCTCTTACTTCATGCCTGATTTCATTTCTGTCTCTTTGGAAGTTATGCCTGTTTCCCTGAGAAGAACGTTGAGTTTTCATATTGAAGGCTCTTCATGacaatttcatttttaagaACAAAGAATACAGAGTGCATGTTTCCTTGCACAGCTGTTTGGACGCTGCTCCAATTCAGTATTATCTTTCTGAGTGAACAGGGGACGGTCTACACAAAGCTTCTCATGGTTTCCGGTATCTTCAAGTATCCTTCAGTGTCATTTGTATATTGCATCTCATTGGATTTTAAATATGCCAAATTTGATCATGGAAAAGTCATACCTGTATAATATGTGGTACACCACATAATATTGACATACATGTGATGCTTATGAGTTAGTTCCTAAATGaatttgttgaaaatgtttttactcattttatgGTAAAATGCAGAAGGAATTTAGCAGAATGTCCAAATGGTGTTTCTTGCAGTAAAAGCAAACATGATTTTAGTTTCTTAACGTTTTTTTTCATGCAGATCTTTTTCTACACAAGTGAACAAGTCTGTAAATAAAAGTATATCATATGACCTTTGTGCTATTCATTTTTAGACACCACACAAAAGCGGCGTAGGAAACCGGCCGGCGTTATTTACTCATAATTATCTTCCACATCCAGTGAAGCTCTAAAATGTAATTCACATCATGTtcagattattaaaaaaatacattcaacagCCACACACTACCATCATGGCAGATGCTTGAATCATTCACGTCAAATGACATCATTCATGACAAATGCTGGGTTTTACATGTGTCGTTCCCAAatgcaaagcaaagcaaaaatACATAGGCTAATGTGAAATGACAATTGACAATATATTTTCAGTATACTATTAATCAATTTTATGGCATGTCCTTCACACAAAGTTAATATGACTTCACACATGGTGACTGTCAGCTATCACTGCGGAAAAGAGCTGcatgaattttgtttttaataaatatcaaaTTCCTTCAAGTTCACTGAAAAAGCAGCATAGTGGGTGAGTCAACAAgcacagtttttattttagagtGCAAAATGCCAATAAACCAGTCATACAGTTATGTGTGGTACTAAGAAAAAACTGTAGTTTAAAACACACATCATGATACCAAACATGATTGAGTTATCACATGTTGTGAAATATCTAAGCAAGAATATTTATTCGGTCTCAAATTATGAGATAAagaacataaaaacaatattttctatTTAGCTTTTAAACGCAGTGAAGCCACACATCCTTCAGCAAATATTTAACTATATAACTTGAGAGCCCAGAGATTTACAACATTACACGGAATGTTTGTGAAATCTCAAAACATTTAGGATTTCTCAAAGCGTCCTCCAAAGAAAACGTGAGCCAGTGAATGTGTTTCTTACACTGATGCGCTACGCGTAAAACTTAACGCGCAAATGCTTTTGAGCAGTTGTGCAAAAAAATTCGAGCAATTCAGTAGTATTTTAACCACAAACTGTCGATTTGcatatgaaaagaaaaacatctagGAACGTAAAACGACCATCAATCGTAGAGAAGACCCAGTAGCCTAGCAGTAACACCTGTGGAATGTCTTTAATGTTTGCGCACAGTCTAATAATAGTTCAAATAATGACGTTTACGATGTCTAGCCGATCATTACGAAACATGAGCTATCAGtcgatcttttttattttgtttgctgtttttttacgcttacatttatttactttaacaagctaaaaaagataaaaagctTACCGTTTTGACTCGAGGGTAATATCCGGACATGAATAATGTTATCTCCATATATTTGATGCTTGTGCTGGACGTTGACTGGTGCTTTACTGCTCTCAAGTGTCTCATGTCTCATGGATGGACCGGTAAGACagacacgcgcgcgcgcacacgcacacgaacacacacacacacacacgcacgcacgcacgcatgcacacacacacgcacgcacgcacacacacacacacacgcacacgcacacgcacacacacaaacttacaCTAGACAGAACAGTTCTATTCTTCCTTCATACACGTCTGCAACCACACTGCACGACAAACATTAGCATATAGGATCGTTTGTATTTACTTTAAATTGACAAACATTATAACAGACATTATTCATGTAGCCTATCCAAATAGACAAATTGGCATCATATTactttataaaacggtcagttctggtccttgattctgattggctgagccgagttctaagccgttataacgTACCtcgatttataacggcttactgccttacatagcctaaatatcactttatttactttattttatgaaaccttgctacgcatatggaataaccgttttataaaagcaataagccccgcgaagcagtgggttacagtgcattttataacagctaaggggatTTTAATGACTCCGCTTCGcatcgtgccacaacgcccttagctgttataaaatgcaccgtaacccactgcttcttgggacttattgctttattaatgtATATGAAAAATGCAATGTGGCAACCTAAGGTTTGTTAATGTTACAGTGTGAAGTGAAGGTGTCATTTATTAAGTATACTTATATTATATTAgcctataatataatataaaattatagcTACCATAGTCATCATTACTGTAACATATAATGTATACAAAAGACATGTAAACAAGACAATAATAGCATTATATAAAGTACTCACACTCAAAATCTATTCTAGATCAATGTGACCCCAAAATGATATTTACGTCAGATAGCAACTGAAATTCAAAAGGTTTCATTACTGTAATAAGCTTTATTCTTTCAATGCAGATTTTTGCTTTGAAACATGTGACATGTTTTTGTAAGACACATCTACAAAGTGTTCCTTTAATGACCTGTCTGGCGTGTGTTGTATGTAATAAAGTGGCTTTGCTGTTGTTATTTACTAATGAGAAGTGCTGAAGGTCCTGCATGGTATCTGGGGGGATTTCTTAAATGGTGAAACGGGAAAGAACAGGTGATGGAGACTTCTCACACCTTTCAAGCTCTCTCACTCCTCCTGCCCATTAATTTTGTTGTTGTAGCACAGCTTGTGTTACATAGCAGGAGCATCAAGGCTAATGAACTGGACGTGTCTCTTGAATTGAAATGCCTCATCTGTCAAGCATGCTTGTGTGTTGATTGTACGACCTGCAGTCGGCACACTCGAACAACCTCTTATCACAATACAGACTTCATTTGAACACATTTTGAATGggacaaatattaataacactgtattattaataaatattcttTGTATTGAAAAGCTTAGATCCCGATGATAAACTTTGATGCTTATAAGCAAACTGTGATATTTTCAAACTTAGCGTAATACGAAAATTCACCCAAGCTGTCTGCACATTGCTGGTCTTGTTAAAAACGCTTGCTGCCCCTCCCCTCCAACCACCTGCACCCATTCTGCTTAACAGTGGCCtttgttttacaaataaaattgaGTTCTGCATAGTTTTAGCATtggattagttttattttaaacatatggccagtttcacagacaaggcttagattaagccaggactatgccttagttaaattaagacATTTATGCCCGGTTTCACTGACAAGGCTttagactagtcccagactaaaattaatgtttgacctgtcttaacccttaaaaaaaaacttaccctgacatatcttaaaatatgtcagggccattgttttgtctcaagatgcaaaccagtaatgttttttaacgTGTAAAGTGTAAGTAAAGCGCCTCAAATATTCTACTTTAACTAAggtctagtcctggcttaagctaagcagCTTGTCTGTGCAACTgggccttaaaggaatagtttacccaacaatgaaaattgaaaattaAAGTTGTTCCCAACctttctaaatgtttttattctgttaaacacaaaggaagatatttggaagaatgtgagtaAATTTAAATTCTGGAACATcgttcactaccatagtagaaaaatgattgtatagttttttgttctgttcaacacaaaatgaaatattttgaagcatttaggaaagcaaacagttctagggcacctctGACTATCAATttagtagtcaatgatgtcccagaactgaaaattgccaacattcttccaaatatcttttgaagaacaaagtaatttataaaggtttggaacaacttgagggtgagtaaaagatgacagaattttcatttcaagtcAGTTTTATAAGaatgcatttgaaaaaaaaacattacttatgtgcatcttgagacaaaataaTGGCCCTTACATATGTTAAGATATGCAagtgcaagttattttcagtcgagacagctcaaaatttcattttagtcaggactagccttaaagggatactacacccaaaaaataaaattctgtcatcacttactttGTATAATGTGTATaagtttttgttctgatgaacacagagacatatttggaagaatgcttataaacagACAGATATTGCCCCCCATAGAAggaaaaacaatggtagtcaaaagtgccccagaactgtttgctctcctacattcttcaaaaggtcttttttgtgttcaacagaacaaaaaaacgataaagtgatttttcctactatgggagtcaatgggggttgagatcaaaatcaatcaaatcaaatcctttgtcactcaaccatatacacaagtgcaacagtaggtgaaaaacttgggtgcagttcCTAGACAGATTACAAGTAACAAAGAATTACAATACTTTACAGTAGACATTTCTTATACACATTTACCAACAAGTCTGcatttacacagtaaacatttctgCACAAGTGTTAGACCATAATATAATGAATGACACATAATTTACATGTAACTATACAgcagcaaatgtacacacatTGCGCGTAGTGTACAGTTCTggttggttataagcattcttctaaatattttcctctgtgttcatcacattttttggtgatttaagccttgtctgtaaaACTGGGCTATAaagtaaattaaatgaaatctaaaaaatgaaatgatcttTCTAGCATGTTAAAAGCACACATTGctttatgaaaatgaaatgtcatagTGAAATCACTGCTTGTAGGAACTTGCAAACTCAATTTGACATCAGAATAGATTTCCCACAGGAGGTAAGACATTCTTCCATCATGATAAAAAAATGCAAGAAATGCAATTAAATGAAGTAATAATGTGAATGTATGCATCCTGTGTGTCGTGTGGGGTATGTGATCATTGTTACTGTCTGTGACAAATAAAGGTCACTgctaaaaaatatgtttagcaGATTGAGGGACACAAAACAGGTTTATTAAAGATTAGATTTCTCTGATGTGTGTGTAGCTGTGGCACAtacattaaagagtacattcctcgagatcataaaaaatacatttcatgaagtgtttaattttgccgtgtttgaatgtaagcaatctgccaagttgtaaatccgaaggtgaacgaataacaaagttattagcttataaaaaaggtaatcgactctgaatcacgcgaacaagccatgacctgtccgaatctttaaccacaatgtacctacgtcactagaaaaatccccgcctactgactgcgaaaacttaactctctcctccccaaacactgtactagctcgttcgtgacgtgtgcatcatgtctaagagaagctgtgttctatgtagtgaaactaagtcagtcttattttcactaccaaaggaagaacttctgaggaaaaaatggttactatttatttttcaaacgacaccaaaggagtataaaccgaacgttttactttgcgcgcgtcattttaccgaagattgcttcatcaatcttgtcgcctttactgcaggatacattaaacgtctttccttaaaagatgttgcaataccaactttatttggacctgtaagctccaccgaatcacaacctgtaagtgtgactttttatttttgtctttacttaaaattaaatttgtgtgacgttatctcatgtctgtgtttagctaacgttaccgttatttttggggttgttactgtttgtttacctaacgttagctataaactcgttgcgctaatgtaagtgttcaaccatattaactcgcaaagtctttatttcaagaactgcgtggtgtactatagttataataacatctgaagatacgaacaccgtacactgtatgccgtgataactaactgttacaagagaagtgtctaaaacagtcctttttcttactggcatctgtataaggattaaagaatgattcgtcagactcgggctcgaactggtaaggtaaaatcgacgccatctctctctatacactgttaatatccaaccacctgcaaaccgtaatacagcagtaatgataggcggtccatttgcgacacatgctgaacgcgtttgaccaatcacagcagactagaccatttgaccaatcacagcagactagaccatctgaccaatcagatcagactacgctggcggaaaggcggagattacagatgaatcgcggaacgaatcatttgagagtcagtcaagaagtaaggtaataaaaactgcttattattacgaaataatattatttttacatcatgtatgtacataaacttgttgtcggacactccataaaccaaaataagcccttaaaaatattgaggaatgtactctttaaagaaatagctcactcaaaaaaattcaaaaaaataatttcttacCCTGCATGCTTCAAAtcatcaattcaattcaaaatcATCTTTGTGTAAAATTAAAGTTGTTATAAACTGTATTAATTATGCTTCTGTGATAATTTCCAGAggaaatttgttttgtttagaggTTGCTCtgagcaaataaaaacaaacaacaagatGGATTCGGTCAcgatttactcacctttgagttattccaaatctgtataaacgtcttgtcatgaatggtgagggaacgaggacacaagtacagaggacccagacgcagacagcgggtaaggggttaaacagactaataaacaattaacaaaacaaagacccacgtgggggtaaaataacagactataaacatgacagataacaagaacatggactaactacactaaactaaactaaactagagacaaacatttgaattaaatacaaaataactaaactacattACACTACACCGACAccgacaggacaggacaggacaggacaggacaggacaggacaggacaggacaggacaggacctCACCAGACATAGGACACGCACACAACAGTACAataatccagcacaagacagaggacacaggggcacTAAATAAGGGGACATGAAACCAATAACGAGCAAttaaggagacgaaagggcgggaacagagacgtgacaccggagagtggaaggccaacagggcaaaaacgcctctctccacatgaaacgtcttggttacggatgtaacctcggttccctgatggagggaacgagacgttgtgtcgaaccgacagattggtgtttgtcttgagaacctatcatcttctgattatttagaaaaggccaatgaaaattggcgaatgaaatttgcatgccgggctcctccccggatgtccgggtataagaggaaagccggcgtgctcattcattcacctttggtctgaggagccta
This portion of the Triplophysa rosa linkage group LG20, Trosa_1v2, whole genome shotgun sequence genome encodes:
- the hrh1 gene encoding histamine H1 receptor, producing the protein MLDYPMETTTTHIKLNNQAKRILEHLEPNVTTILNVSAPFHHHMNNAVLGILLGTLSLLTVIMNLLVLFAVRKERTLHTVGNLYIVSLSIADLIVGATVMPLNLVYLLEDEWKLGRVVCQFWLVMDYVASTASIFSLFILCLDRYRSVRHPLQYLKYRTRGRATLLICSAWLLSMMWTIPILGWRMFAQVDRKPELEDKCDTDFRFVTWFKVLTAILNFYIPSFLMLVFYSQIFIAVREHYKEWENFAGPMVKTEADDTLQNGMQLQITKSSVRDSLGLHAYSQKEGLLDQYSLEQPYNVKENPEVNTDSFSEVKKKSCCRKKSMFGLSKRMRKSVKESNEISSQSDDGETVAGDPLRQPSLSLGFLQSDNNIQPKTFVNVNDCNVLVPNSVGNICEIAPTEDIPNYTAVFCNHGAPPSPPSPWAENSPPLDATNSLPVKQTWQKLCEQSKQSVHSMRIRKERKAARQLGFIIGVFMVCWIPYFITFMVTALCETCVHHDLHMFTIWLGYINSTLNPFIYPLCNENFKRVFKKIFHLN